GGAGGCAAGCCCAGGCCTGGACCTGAGAGTAATGATCGGCTAGCCTGACTGTTCCAAAAGAGCTGGCTTTAGTCTTCACCATGATGCTCTGTGTCACTTTTGGTACGAATAACTGTGTGTTGTCCCCCCCGTATGTTGTCactttcttttgcatttttccgTGTGGTATTTTTCTCAAATTTTGTGTAGTGATTAGCGATTGTGGATCTTAACTGTAGGCGTGTTCAAAGCTTTGTTTCAGGCTGTTGTGAGGCAGTGCTTCATTATTGTGCTGCGAATTTCAGGTTCCTTTATGATGCATGTAGATCCAACGCAAGCTGTCTTAAACCGGATTTACTGAAACGCAATTGATTGGTTAAAGGAACAGATGAAACTAAAATCGTGGTGATGCTGaactgtgttttgtctcttgAAGCAGTTGTTCTTGGTtagtgtatgtatttgtgtgaatTTCAGCCTTCAGATGAACCCATATTCCAGAGGGGGTTTTGACTGACTTCAGCAATGTGTCTTTGCACTCAGGTTTGGTGCTTCTGGCGCTCTAGCCCAGTTTAAGAACCACTCcctttttccctcctgtgtaTTATGAAACATGATGTTTAGTAAATCTCTAGGTTGGCACTGTGCTGAAAtggcacattttcacatgtattTACGGCTCGAGTTAAGCATTACTGCATTACTGTGTAATCTCCTGTAATACTGTATACACGGCTCCGATCAGGGGCATTAAAGATGTGTGTCTATTTTCCCAGCATGCCCGGGGCTTTCATGCTAAACATGGTTTAAGGGGAGACCCTGCTGCTTCAACTAATGCACACTACCACTGTTACCATCACACCTCAGCTGTGGAGGCTTTTTGTATCTATTGCGGTAAATTTCTGAAACaaaatttgtgttttcagtgtcagGCTAGAACTAGGGCACTGTGGTGTGTAATAGGTCATCAGTATGTAGTTTAGCAGTGAATGAGATTCATCCGTCCTAATTCCATAAATGAGGGCCTCTCTGGAGGATCAGGTGTTGCCGTCCTTGTCTTTGAGCCACACCCTCCCCTGCGCCCCCCTTCTGCCCTAGCTCCTGTGTAGTTTTACCTGCTCGGGTGACACCTAATCCCTCCCCCCGGCCCTGCTGTGCCACCGACCCCCACTGCCAGACAATAGGGCAGGTCTGACATTACCATGACCTAATGGAGACTAGAGTGAGCCGAGTTTCCAAAGAGGGCACCCCACCGAAACTAGAGTTACTCCACATAGATAGGGAAGAGAAGCTGAGGGGAGACACCTTAGAAAAGTCGTTACTTTACCCTTTCTTCTCCTCCGCCCCTTTGGCTTTTGTGCCAGAACAGTGGCAATGTGTACAATCAGAACTTGATCCATGTAGGGTAGCAATTTGTTTAAAAAGGAAGatgagagggaaggaagggtTCCAGTTTCTAAGCTGCCATGTGATTATGTGGCACGCTGTGCTAACAGTTTGCTAATTTCCCCTGTGAGAGCTAAAAGCTTAGATTGATGTGTTCTCACAGTGGGAgtcataacacacacagtttaattgTTAGATGTCTCATACATGCAAGCTCATCGACTGTCAGTTTTTTAAAACCTGTATTAAATTTAATCCCTCTGAAGGCTGCAATAGACTAGAATTTAAACTAAACttgcacaaaaacagaactgCTTTTTAGCAGCGTGAGCTCTGTTCTGCCACGAGGCCTGTGGATGCTGCGTTAACCAAGCAGATACTCCTCGGTTGCCATTTTTTAACGTGGAAACAGTCCATTCTGTTGTCTTGCACACACGATATTAAACAACTCGTCGTTTGACAGGTGTCATTCTTGTGCTTCTTCATGTCTACACTGTAAAACTAaccacctttttttgtttttgtgttacaGCTTTAGGTGGTGCTCGTgtaggaagagagagagagagcgagagagcgagtgagagagacagagagagaaagaaggaaagaaggaaggtgGAAATGGAACTGCCAAATCATGCCaaacaactgctgctgcaactCAACCAGCAGAGAGCCAAGGGCTTCCTGTGTGATGTTATCATCGTGGTGGAGAATGCGCTCTTCCGTGCCCACAAGAACATCCTGGCAGCAAGCAGCATCTACTTCAAATCTTTGGTCCTCCACGATAACCTCATTAACCTCGACACAGAGATGGTTAACCCCTCTGTGTTCAGACAAGTTCTGGACTTCATCTACACTGGGAAGCTCTTGTGCTcgtcagagcagagcagtgagcAGAACTTCAGTGCCCTCTTAACCGCAGCCAGCTACCTCCAGCTCCATGACCTCGCTGCTTTGTGCAGAAAGAAGCTCAAGCGCAATGGTGGGAAACCCCTGCCAGGCAAACCCTCCACTCCAGGTCCCCTTAGCCGCTTACGCCTCAACAACCAGCGCCTTTCCTCTTCTACCCCCGCTGGCCCCAACAACCACTATCCTCCGACCCCTTCCGACGCCGACCAGCCACAGCCAGATGAAGGCCTTCGGGACAAGCTCTCAGACGACGAAATGTTTGTCGGCAGCTCGGGGAGGAATGGGAATGGGGGCAATGGCAGCAGTAATGGTAACCTTAGCAGTGGAGGAAGTGCTGGGGAGCCAGACCTTGGACTAGACCTGTCCAAGAAGAGCCCTCCTTCTGCGGGCACAGCCACTGATGCCCTGAGCCCACACAGCAACTCCCAAGAATCCCCTCAATCTGCCTCAGTATCCACAACCAACAGTGCCTCACTGGATGACTCCTCTACCACCCTACCAGGTGTAGACACCTGTGGCTCAGAGACCATGGAGCTCAACTCCTCCTCTAAAGCCTCAGAGGAAACCCAAAACCAGCCTGATGGCCCCCCACCCCAGAAGAAATCCCGGCAGGGTGCTCGCAAGAACGAATGGCCCAAGAGAGAGGCATCAGGGTTGAAGTCTGAAGACCATGACAGGCCACTGGTTAATGGGGTGATTGTGGGTCCTAAAGATGGCCGCTCCTCTGGGGTTGGAGGGGGCAGTGGTAGCAGTTTCACCTCTGACCAGTCCCTCCAGTGTaaagatgaggaagaaggaggagagaatggCCAAGACCACAGTGATGAGAGCGGGCAAAGTGACGGAGAGAGcgcaggaggtggaggaggaaccGGAGGGGGACACAGCGCCAACTACGTGTACCGGCAGGAGGGTTTTGAGCCAGCATTCGGAGACAACCTCTATGTGTGCATTCCCTGTGGTAAGGGCTTCCCCAGTTCTGAGCAGCTCAATGCTCAcgtggaaacacacactgaggatgAGCTCTACAtcaaagaggagggagggacctttgtgaaagaggaagacgaggaggaggcagaggaccTCTCTGCCCCCGTGGGTCCCTCCACCTTTGGCTCTGAAACGCGTCCGTTCAAGTGTACAGTCTGCAGTAAGAGCTACAAAGACCCGGCGACGCTGAGACAACATGAAAAGAGCCATTGGCTGACCAGGCCTTTCCCCTGCAACATCTGTGGCAAGATGTTCACCCAGAGGGGCACCATGACACGCCACATGCGCAGCCACCTTGGCCTCAAGCCGTTTGCATGTGAAGAGTGTGGCATGCGCTTCACACGCCAGTACCGTCTGACAGAGCACATGCGTGTCCACTCTGGGGAGAAGCCGTATGAATGCCAGCTATGCGGGGGGAAGTTTACCCAGCAGCGCAACCTCATCAGTCACCTGAGAATGCACACCTCACCCTCTTAGAAATGCATCAAGCCAAAGAACTCTGggaatagaagaaaaaaaaacatttctctacCTTTTTTCCATCTCAACAGCAAAGAAACGCACAtgtacacattcacacgcagacacacacggtTCAACAGATTAATTCCGGTTTACGACGCCCCGGCTAAGTGAATGATGTAGCTGTTAGCCACAGTGGGCTCTTGGTGACGGTGGGATCTTGTTGATGCAAGGATCATGTCATCATTTATACCAAGCGACGTCTGCTCACCTCTCAGGAGTTCAAGGGGGACAActgctcctgtctctctccaaaGTCACAAAGCCATGGTGGAGTGGCATGACTTCTGGTCTGCGTTGCAAGTCTGTCAAATGTGAATGTGGGTACTGAAATAATGTCAAGCCCCCCTCACCTCATACCCCTCAGCAGCCTTTCTATCTTCTACCTTTGAGCATTGAGCCTGAGTTCTTCAGATTATTCCTCAAACTGATTAACTCCAGAGTCCCCTCTGTACTCCAGTGCTATTTTGACCAAAAACCCGTGCAAACAATACTGGCAATAATTCAGCAAAAAGATTATTTCTACCCTGACAGCTTTATATCCTTTGTTATGTTGGTGATGGGGATCTGTATGTAAGAGGAGGGGTAACTGGGTTTGGGACCATCTCCATGCTTTAACTGAAAGTCCTGAAAGAAGGTTCATGGTGGGATGACATTAGATtaagttttggttttacagacAACAAATACTCTCTCTCTACAGCTGTTCACAGTAATATAGAGAggattttcattgttttgccTGCTAGTGCTCCCAGGAATGAATCCTGGTTGGAAAGATGAACCCCTCGAGGTACTTTGTTTTACTTAAAGAACTTGTAATGTTTCAGTGAATGTTTAAACTGGAAGGTCTTGGGATTTTTCTTGTGGAGGGGAGGGATTTGGGGTGGGGTGGTCTTAGTTTGACGGGGTTCAGAAGAGGGTGTTTTAGACTGAACATTATGTTCAGTGAGTacgtttattttttttgtctgtataGCTTTCCTCCcctcagaaaaaagaaaagtctatTTATATAGGCTTGTGACCTCGCTACCTCTGATTACTCTTACGAACTCTATGTTGATTAGTTGAAAGTTCCAATGTAATTAATTGTAAAAAGTGTGTAGATTATGGTAACTTTTCACCTAATGCTTTAACCTGCCCATCTCTCAACACAGGTTTTTAATGCTCAtagattttacacattaatattgtttttagctgttgtttTTACTTGTCGAATATAGCTTTTTGGGGGCCCTGCTCAATGTGGCCCCACCTCAAAGTGTACTGTAGCTTCCTGCCTGGAGCAAATAGTGGTTAGTTAGTGTAGATGTATAGTGTTCCAAAGATCTTATGAATGTTGAGAAGAACAGAGCTAACTAACAAACATTGCTAGACAAGTTCATAAccaaagtttttaaaaagatgtaCTTAAGATATATAGCATACTAAATTATTTCacttttgatttctttttgcTGTATAAAACAAATTATGAATTATATTCTAAGTCCAGACAAAGAAATCCACTCTTTTGATGGAGTTTTGGCCAATGACTCTGACACTGAGAAAGGTTCTTGTGGTTTGCAAGGAAAGCTTGTGCTGATTGGTGGGCCGGTATAATGTAAGCTTTATCATCTAACGAGAATGGTAAAGTTTAAAAACGTGCTCCCtgggcatgttttttttttttctaatgtttctttttgtttgtatccAGAGTCCTTATCACTTTATATTCCCTGACTTTAAAAACAGGACTTGATGACATTGTATGTGTTCTGTTcagaccaaaaaaagaaaaagaaaaaaaagataggAATTATAATCAGAATTTTAATGTGAAGTTCAAGTTGCTTGTTAGTTTTTTGAGCCAGGCTTGTGAAAACTTGTAATAAGAAGGGAGAAGCAGAGATGCACTGGACAGCTGGACAACTCATTGGTCTTCTGTGGCATCCTTTTGTTTCTGATTGTATTCCATTTTAccacaaaatgattttaaattattttaaaccTCTAAAGCTTTACCTCATCATAAGCAACCATAGATTGGGACTGGCCCCTCTGTTGTCTGTGGGTTTCACTGAAACCTGTCCAGTGTATCTACTCTTAACAGTTACACTGTGGAGCATGAACCTTCACTACAAGTTTTTGGTATAGGCATTCCTCTATTATGTTGGTTTAGCTGtcttcttgatttttttttttcttaattccTCTTTCGTCCTCATGTTGCggtctgtgaaatgtttgttaTAATAGGGATGCAGCTACAGTTACACAAACATCACTACCGTTTTAAGGTACCTGCGTCCTGGACTCCCTGAGTTGTTACTTGGATATGTTGGATGTTGGTGTCTTGCTGTTATGCAGTTGCTGTTTAGTGATTGCATGGTACATCTATGAATTTTTCACACTCCCCCCCCCATCCACAAACATGCTATTTATCACCTGCTCTATTGTTGCTTGTGACCTCTTCTAGCTTAAGAGGGAGTCCACAATGCATTGCCTTCAAACGTTATTGTACTTGTCAGCACTTACTGCAGCACAGCGTAATGTCTGTCATGCAAAAGGTGTTTTTGTACAACAAGATTTCTCTAGCCATCTCTGCAGAAGACGTTGCAGCTGCATTTGAATGCTTGCTTGTCCGACAtaacgaaaagaaaaaaaaatacgaACTCCAAACTGTGACcatactactactattactactactagtactactactatTCAAATACTTCAGGGATTGTTCTGCATCTGTGAATGCAGACTCTCAGCTACATTTGTAAGACATAGTATTGTATCGATTTCTCTGTATTTTAATCATGGGGAAAGCAAAACACTAATTTCATATTTAAGACAAACAGGGGGGTACTTTTTTCAACTAACACAAAGAGCCTTGACAAAGGCGAGGCAGCTCAAAACAAGTCTACATTTTAGTTAGTAACACAGTATGTTCAGAAATAGTTGCAAAGTTGTACAAAGAactaagaagaaaaaaagctcatACCCAAATCCACAAACTATTTTTTAAACCAAAGCACATTTGAATGATTATGGAACCATGTGTGGCtctaaaaaagaaacatatgtATTTATCTCATTGTTTACATGaacttttacagttttacagacCTCAGTCGAGGCTCGGCCAGCCAGAGAGGTGGTTTCGTGtgtattcttcttcttcattttttttttttaaggtgctTTTCCACAGAGGTTGctgccaaaacaaaagcataGCGTCAAACCTGGGGTGAACTGCTGCATATTCAATTAAGGGGAGGGCTGTGTGGTTCAGGGGCACCCCACCCCCCTCTGCCAGCTGGCTTTGGGGTGACCCTGCGCCCCAATCCCCCTGCCCTCTGGCCTGTCTTCAGATGGGACTGCAGCTATGGGGGTGGGCAGTGCGTCCTTGACGTATTAATCAAAAGGCATTGTTAGCCAGGGTCTTTAGCTCaatgttgtgtctctgtgtttaccCAAATGTACTTGAGGACTACCTCTGCTGATTGGGTCTCTGAATATGTAGGAGTGGGTGGGTGATGCTTGAATGGTTTGGGTGGTTTTAGCAACATGGTACATCTCTTATGCTGGCGGTTCTTGAAACCTATCTGGAGAATGTAGCTTTGATTTGTTCACTGCATGTAAACAGGCTTTTTCCGGTAGTCTTAACTGTGAATGTTCTTGTCGTATTTCTGATTTTATGATGTTATGAAacttttcttgtttccttttaGCTGCCTGTGTTCTGTGggtaaaagcagcacaaaccTCTGGCTGGCCGGGCCTCATATAAAGTTGGTGCAAACACTTATTGACAGTGttctttttttatcaaatgtCTATTGTCAGtgatgaatgtatttatttctggTCCTGCCCTCACCTCTGCAAAGAATATGCTCAGTGTGTGAGACTGAGGTGGAGGCAggacccccttttttttttgtttttgttttgaggaTTTCAAGCTGAGaatcaaaaatgaaacacaaaacatagCCATTAACCACAATCTGTGAAGTTgactctttttttattattattattttgggagaacagttttttttccaactcaAAGAAAATGGTCTATGGCATTTAATATCTTCTTTCTCAGTTATACCTGACAGTCTGTAGggtttttatttcatgtgattCACTATGGGTGTTTTTTTGCCCATGTGTTCTTGAGTTCTCACTGAATGACTGCACACCGGGGGTGTTGAACTTTAAccccttgtgtgtgtctgtggacacAGGCAGGACACAGTGACCTGCCTGTGCAGAAAGGAGGCTACTGTATCTTTTCAAGCTTGCTCTCCCTGGGTGTTGCCATGCTGCTGCcattagaggaaaaaaaaaaaagacacgttcacacagcagaaaacatgcacGTTATCAACACTTCTCCCCGCTGAACAGTAGTGTTCTTGTGACTGTTGTCACTTTTCTTGTCTTAAACCACTTGCCACTTCTTCCATCTCTTTTTCatgatgttcatgtttttagcgTCTGTTAGTTCAACATCGGAGGATTTTAGAAACGTTGGGTGAGATAGCTTTACTAAGTGcactttgtatgtttttcaaGGCCTCTGGGAAGACCCAGGCGCTCTCATATCAGTTCCCATTTAACTGATGGTTTACTCTTTATCTTTCTCTTCTTACCTCATCATTGATCCTGTATGTTTGTTGAAATATCATATCATTATGCAGTGTTACAAAAGCTTTAAGAATGAATATACAAAGCAGGAAATGCAGCCGAGAGACTGTACTCGGCTTTGCGCATTCAagttttcatctcatttcttGGTATTATTGTTGTTACACCTTGTGCGGTTGTTACCATCCTCTCCAGGCATTTTGTGTAGTAGAGGGGCTGGTCTGTCCAGTTATTATGGAGATGCTCCTTCTTACCTCGGCAGACTAAACCAAAGCCAGTTTTAAAATGGCCTCCAGTGCCATTAAAGCATGTCTAAGCTTTATTGTCCCTTGCTTTATCTCAGATACATCTGACTCCCTGCTTTAGCCCTTTGACCCTCTGTAATGTTACTGCACAGGCGGCTGTATCCTCCgctctgctgcattttacatttcacatcaGTATTTACTGTACCTTCAGTGACATTGTGCAGTAGtgactaaaaaaaacagaaaacaccaaaTTACCTCAAAACTTTCAGTGTTTACAGATATGTGCTATCTTGCCATTACATCTCAgcatttatacttttttttttttttgccgtcCATCTGTAACCAAAATATGCTTTTGGAAATGGAGTTTGTAGCAGCTTATTTTCATACGTAACCTTTAATTTCATTTACACCTGCTTATGCATTTGCAATGGCACAGTGTCACCTTGATGTGCATGACAGTAATGGAAAGACtagctgctaaaaaaaaacaaaaaaaactagtACTTGAAGAGTTGATTAGTGGAGCTGCCCATGAAGCGGGTGTATCAAGCTTCCTCTCTGGTCTGTTTTCTTCAGGAAGAGCCTCTCAATAATGTATCACGATCTGTGGGCTGAGAGGCTCTGGAATGGACATGTAGGGTCTTTGCTGATGAATAATTAAAGGCCGAGAACCCCTCCCCCTTGGCAAACACACTACACATGCAAAGGTGCACACACCCAGGTGCACTTTTGCTGGCATGTATGCATATAGTCCACCTTCCGCTCATGCAAACACAGATACCACCGTCTAGACTTCAAACACAagctaacatgcacacaccagtATTTGAGGCGTGATTCTGTGACCCTTTTTGTGGCTTTTGGCAGCACCCAGGCTGGGCTCTCTTTATCTCCACTCCTCTGAGAGCTCTTATTCAGGTCAGAGCCGCCGCCGTGCATAGCGATGGGGCTCACAAACTCAAAGTGTCATAAAAGTGTAATACAGCTGACCTCAGCACTCACAACCTTGCAGTCTTAATGTACAGCAGTgaggaaaaataaactgttattTTATGATCTTTTCATTAAAAGCTTGATTGAAAACCAAGACTTTGTTTGACTTTTCTTAGCTTTGTGTTCCTGATTGTGCTGCTGTAAGTGATCCTGTTCATAGATTATTTCTAATAGGTAAAGTCTCCCAACTCACAGATCACATGTTTCCTGACTCATTTCAGGTATGGCCACCCTGTGCAGTGGGCCTCAGGCTTCATTTATGTACATTCTGTGAACATGCCAAAGTGACAAGTATTGGGAGGTGGCTTGCATGTGCATTTCcttgatgtgaaatgaaaacctgctgGCACTTATCTTCATAGACACTCGCTATAAGGCCAACATGCATAGGAACCTATGAAGTGAGGAACAGGGCGTGTGAGCCGGAGGTATCCACTTCATTTACTCAACAGAATTACAAGCAAGTCTCCGCGCAAGAGTCTTCTAGTAGCACTTTATGAGGGTCAACTTGTGGTATGACTTGTGAATACACATTTCCTATATTTGACATATGTTGTCATGATTTTTAAGTCATTTCCTTTTGCCACACAGCTCAGTTTTACTGTTTGCCACTGATGCATCCGCAGTTCAGTGACAATGATTTTCTGGCCTCTTTGTACCATTACAAGTTACCTTGTGATCTCCAATGAAAATGGTGATTGTTATGGCGGATACATACTTTATTGTTGATAGTCACGTTGATATGACTCACTTGTGTAGCATTTGAAGTTAAGATTAGTATTTActgcctctgttgtttttggacCAGTTACAGACAAAAGTGTAATGTGGCGAAAGGGAAAGTCTCAAAAATCATGAAATATGCCAAACACAAGGACACttcactgactgacaggaaaaCCCTCTGTGAATTAAGCAacatgctgcagcacaaactacaAAAAAGATGCTTTAAGGAATGAAGCGTAGTCTCAGTTCTGTCAGCACTGAAGCACTGCTTGCATCAGCTATCATTGGATTATTGCTGCAACATATGTTTATTACCAAGTGATCAGTATTAACCAATCATAATCATACGAGTCTCCGACTCTCTAATTCCCCACAACATTGGCATTTAAAGGTAGatcctctcctttcctgtctgtGACAGAAATACAGCACATTCAAAATATGGACCTATGAGGTGAGGCACAGGAGCAGGCAAAGCAACATTTGACTAAACACTAAAAGAGTTGCTGAGTGACTTCCAGGAAGTTATTGCACATGCTACCCTCTGACACGTCAACAGCCACCCAACTATTTCTTCACATTAAACGCTCAGGTGTGAGCATGGactcaatcttctcatctaacgctCAGcataaggcaaaaaaaaaaaaaaaagtgtatttctcaaaatgaaatcctttcagattaaataaaatgaatatatcaACAAACTGATCATGATGGGCGTCTCCTGACTGTATTGTTAGGGGTTTCTACTGTCGTGCAGTTAGGACAGACCCAGCTGTATGAAACACTGGGCCTTTTCCAGCCTGTCTCCAGCCCCCTCCCCCCAGAGTCTCTTTCTCATATTCCTTTTGATGCCCAGGCAGGAATGCCCATGGCTGTGGGCTGTTGGCCTGCCCATCACttaaagtaaacacacacttgcatagATCACACATACTCCAGGTCACGCCCTCCTCAGGTATGTAGATGAGCTCCTTCAACCTTTCTCAGCTGCTTTACGTTGGTGTTTTTCACTGCCATCCTTCCATTATGTGTTTCTCCTGTTGTTTACTTGTCTGCAATTTTGAGTCAATTATTTCACTCCCCTTCTGccacccaccccccctccttATCTCCCTTGCCTTGTTTCTCATCGTCGTGGCTCAGGTCAGAGCGTAGGGAGCTGGCACATTTATTGCTCTTCTGTGCCATTAGTAATGCACTGTGCCCCTAGAGGTGTCACATGCTAAATGACCCTGAATGGGGGTCGCTGAGAAACAATGGCCCTGGTGACGATAGCCCTACCCTGCCCTCCCCCACCCGAGCCCCTCTCTCCACTAACATCAGCGCCAACTAAACACAATAGTGAGAGCGTGGGGGGAGTGTGGAGGCTCGGGGGCGGGCTGGTTAGGTGGGTGGGTCGGCAAAGCGTGGACATTACCCACAGCAAAGACCTGGAGTGGCTGTTTGCCTGCTGGGGGTGATTCATGTTGAGTGCTGTTGCGGCTCCTCGAGAGCCAGCAAGAAGCTCAGCCGTTTCAAACGCTGTTTTCGATTTTATCTGATGAGGAGCGAAGAAAGAAATTCCTAAAAATGCCCCCCGCTTCTCCCCAGCCTTTCTTATCCCAGAGGGTCTGCTAGCATGAGTGGAATTTACCAGGGTCTGCCCAGGTGGGTCCAGGCTTGCCTCTGCTCGTCTGGGATAGCTCTCTATAATCTGAGGAATGTGGATGAGAGATGCCTGGCCTGCCCATGGTGGGCGAGGGAGATGGACAGCGTCTGTTAGAAgtggtatacacacacacgaccCACACCCACCTTTATCTCCAACGCCAGATGACCCCCTTGTCTCCGTGCTGATATTAAGCAGATGAACtctagtcttgtcttagtcACTGGCTCTCTTTTAACCTCTGTATGAGGAATAGTTCGACATCtttggaaatacatttatttgttttcttgcataGAATTATATGCAAGGATCGATAACACCCTCATATCTGTGCAGTAAAGTACGAgcacaaccagcagctggttatcttacAGTTGTCATAAGAATAATCTAAAGCCACAATTTGTTTACACTTCAggttttgtacagattaaacaaaagatATATAACGTGCAAATTAGTGAGCATTAATGGTGCTGGTATATAGATTTTTTGACCTTtagccagactagctgtttccagcctttgcgctaagctaagctaagctaactggctgctgccCCCAGCTTCATATTCAATGCACAGATCAGAGAGTGGTAGCAATGCTCTCGCCTAATTCTCTGCAAAAATGTGAAGAAGTGTATGTGCCAAAATGAAGAACTCTTCCCCTTTGTCcctgaaatgtctttaaattgattaaaaatacatgtttctCTACCTTTTCTGACGTCACCACATGCTCATCCTGCTCCAGTACTTCACTGAGACTGTGTGATGCTTgcactgagtgaaatat
The DNA window shown above is from Chelmon rostratus isolate fCheRos1 chromosome 5, fCheRos1.pri, whole genome shotgun sequence and carries:
- the hic2 gene encoding hypermethylated in cancer 2 protein: MELPNHAKQLLLQLNQQRAKGFLCDVIIVVENALFRAHKNILAASSIYFKSLVLHDNLINLDTEMVNPSVFRQVLDFIYTGKLLCSSEQSSEQNFSALLTAASYLQLHDLAALCRKKLKRNGGKPLPGKPSTPGPLSRLRLNNQRLSSSTPAGPNNHYPPTPSDADQPQPDEGLRDKLSDDEMFVGSSGRNGNGGNGSSNGNLSSGGSAGEPDLGLDLSKKSPPSAGTATDALSPHSNSQESPQSASVSTTNSASLDDSSTTLPGVDTCGSETMELNSSSKASEETQNQPDGPPPQKKSRQGARKNEWPKREASGLKSEDHDRPLVNGVIVGPKDGRSSGVGGGSGSSFTSDQSLQCKDEEEGGENGQDHSDESGQSDGESAGGGGGTGGGHSANYVYRQEGFEPAFGDNLYVCIPCGKGFPSSEQLNAHVETHTEDELYIKEEGGTFVKEEDEEEAEDLSAPVGPSTFGSETRPFKCTVCSKSYKDPATLRQHEKSHWLTRPFPCNICGKMFTQRGTMTRHMRSHLGLKPFACEECGMRFTRQYRLTEHMRVHSGEKPYECQLCGGKFTQQRNLISHLRMHTSPS